Proteins co-encoded in one Aquincola tertiaricarbonis genomic window:
- a CDS encoding class I SAM-dependent methyltransferase yields the protein MHGGTEPSAWVQRWAPLIRPGGHVLDVACGSGRHLRWLAARGHAVTGVDRDAQALAPLQPLGRLVVADIEAGPWPLPGETFDAVVVTHYLWRPLMPTLLQCLAPGGLLIYETFTEGQASIGKPSRPDFLLRPGELLTVAQGLRIVAYEDGFLASPPRFAQRIAAVQPGAAPAEPARYPL from the coding sequence ATGCACGGCGGCACCGAACCCTCGGCCTGGGTGCAGCGCTGGGCGCCGCTGATCCGCCCCGGCGGCCACGTGCTGGACGTGGCCTGCGGCAGCGGCCGCCACCTGCGCTGGTTGGCCGCACGCGGCCATGCGGTGACGGGCGTCGACCGCGACGCGCAGGCGCTGGCGCCCTTGCAGCCGCTGGGCCGGCTGGTGGTGGCCGACATCGAAGCCGGACCGTGGCCGCTGCCGGGCGAGACCTTCGACGCCGTGGTCGTGACCCACTACCTGTGGCGCCCTTTGATGCCCACGCTGCTGCAGTGCCTGGCGCCCGGTGGCCTGCTGATTTACGAAACTTTTACCGAGGGCCAGGCCAGCATCGGCAAGCCCTCGCGACCCGATTTCCTGCTGCGGCCGGGCGAACTGCTGACGGTGGCACAAGGCCTGCGCATCGTCGCGTACGAGGACGGATTCCTGGCCTCGCCGCCCCGCTTCGCGCAGCGCATCGCGGCCGTGCAGCCCGGCGCTGCCCCGGCCGAGCCGGCTCGTTATCCCCTGTGA
- a CDS encoding MFS transporter — translation MKPAVPARPLSMNQVLLCGALIVTLSMGIRHGFGLWLQPITMDRGWTRETFALALAIQNLAWGLAGPLAGMLADRFGAFKVLLVGGVMYALGLVLMALSTSGLAFAGSAGLLIGMAQSGTTYAVIYGVIGRNVAPERRSWAMGVAAAAGSFGQFLMVPVENWLIGGFGWQNALFILSIAAIAILPLAFGLREPAVATPTGPRQSLPQALREAFGYPSFRYLMAGYFVCGFQVVFIGVHLPSYLKDHGLSPQVATYALALIGLFNVFGTYTAGVLGQRLAKRHILSTIYALRTVAIVVFLFVPLSPASVYVFAAVMGFLWLSTVPPTNAVVAQIFGVQYLSTLGGFVFLSHQIGSFLGVWLGGKLYDTTGSYDVVWWLAAALGLFAAAINLPVREGPIARQPAAVPA, via the coding sequence ATGAAGCCCGCCGTACCCGCCCGCCCGTTGTCCATGAACCAGGTGCTGCTGTGCGGCGCGCTGATCGTCACGCTGTCCATGGGCATCCGGCACGGCTTCGGCCTGTGGCTGCAGCCCATCACCATGGACCGCGGCTGGACGCGCGAGACCTTTGCGCTGGCGCTGGCCATCCAGAACCTGGCCTGGGGCCTGGCGGGCCCGCTGGCCGGCATGCTGGCCGACCGGTTCGGCGCCTTCAAGGTGCTGCTGGTGGGCGGCGTCATGTACGCACTGGGTCTGGTGCTGATGGCCCTGTCCACCTCGGGCCTGGCGTTTGCGGGCAGCGCGGGGCTGCTGATCGGCATGGCGCAGTCGGGCACCACCTATGCGGTGATCTATGGCGTCATCGGCCGCAATGTGGCGCCCGAGCGCCGCTCCTGGGCGATGGGCGTGGCCGCAGCGGCCGGCTCCTTCGGCCAGTTCCTGATGGTGCCGGTGGAAAACTGGCTGATCGGCGGCTTCGGCTGGCAGAACGCGCTGTTCATCCTCAGCATCGCGGCCATCGCCATCCTGCCGCTGGCCTTCGGACTGCGCGAGCCTGCGGTGGCCACACCCACCGGCCCGCGCCAAAGCCTGCCGCAGGCGCTGCGCGAGGCCTTCGGCTACCCCAGCTTCCGCTACCTGATGGCGGGCTACTTCGTCTGCGGCTTCCAGGTGGTGTTCATCGGCGTGCACCTGCCCAGCTACCTGAAGGACCACGGCCTGTCGCCGCAGGTGGCCACCTATGCGCTGGCGCTCATCGGCCTGTTCAACGTGTTCGGTACCTACACCGCAGGCGTGCTGGGCCAGCGGCTGGCCAAGCGGCACATCCTGTCCACCATCTATGCGCTGCGCACGGTGGCCATCGTCGTCTTCCTGTTCGTGCCGCTGTCGCCGGCCAGCGTGTACGTGTTCGCGGCGGTGATGGGCTTCCTCTGGCTGTCCACCGTGCCGCCCACCAATGCCGTGGTGGCACAGATCTTCGGCGTGCAGTACCTGTCCACGCTGGGCGGCTTCGTGTTCCTCAGCCACCAGATCGGCAGCTTCCTGGGGGTGTGGCTGGGCGGCAAGCTGTACGACACCACCGGCAGCTACGACGTGGTGTGGTGGCTGGCCGCGGCGCTGGGCCTGTTCGCCGCCGCCATCAACCTGCCGGTGCGTGAAGGCCCGATCGCCCGGCAACCGGCGGCGGTGCCGGCATGA